One window from the genome of Methanomassiliicoccales archaeon encodes:
- a CDS encoding NAD(P)/FAD-dependent oxidoreductase — WREQMEERLYRNWMAKEKFLTLSDKTLDSVIDTLSTAGVDKMSVFNILKAIKDKHPELVKEFEDLI; from the coding sequence GATGGCGCGAGCAGATGGAGGAGCGGCTGTACCGGAACTGGATGGCCAAGGAGAAGTTCCTGACCCTTTCCGATAAGACCCTCGATAGCGTCATCGACACGCTGTCGACGGCGGGCGTGGACAAGATGTCGGTGTTCAACATCCTCAAGGCCATCAAGGACAAGCACCCCGAGCTGGTCAAGGAGTTC